A segment of the Cinclus cinclus chromosome 3, bCinCin1.1, whole genome shotgun sequence genome:
CATCCGGACAGAAAATGACCACCTAAAAGCAGATGTCAACCGTCTCAGAAAGCAAAACACCCGCTTCCTTACTTCCATGCGCCGTCTTAGTAGCATCAAGCGAGATACTAATGGTATTGCCAGAGACATTAAGAGCCGTGGAGAAAGCATCCACAGGAAACTGCAGGTAATGAGAGATTTCTGTGAAGATGCAATAACAAAATATGGAGCTATGTCTGTCATTGCCAGGGTGGCGAAGAACCACTATGTTGACCTCATGCATACATTTCAGGACGCTATGTTTGATTACAATGCAACAGAGATGAACCAGCGAGAGAACTGCAAGATTCGAATTCAGCGGCAGCTGGAGATCATGGGCAAAGATGTTTCTGGACACCAGATTGAGGAGATGATTGAGCAAGGCAAATGGGATGTTTTCTCTGAGAATCTCTTGTCAGATGTTAAGGGAGCTCGTGCCGCCTTGAATGAGATAGAGACACGACACAAAGAGCTGGTGAAGTTAGAAGGACGCATTAAAGAAGTTCACGAACTCTTTCTGCAGGTGGCCCTGCTGGTGGAGGAACAGGCAGACACCTTTGATGTTATTGAGATAAATATGCAAAATGTTGAGGACTATGTAGGAGATGCTAAAGACCAAGTGAAAAAAGCTTTGGAATACAGGAGAAAACATCCCCTCAGAACaatcctctgctgctgcttatCATGTTGCAGAAGGTGATGATCTCCCATTGGAGTTATCACAGACTGACCTGAATGCCTTCAAAACCAGGTGTTCTTTCCTGAGACTTTTCTCTAATGTCAAGCCCTAGAAATGGGGGATATTTTGCAGTTGGTTTTGTTCATTGCCTTTTTACTAAATGTGCTGAAGGCTGTTTCTACTTATGAACTCCTAGAAATGTTgataaaaactgtttttaatctaatttttaTTGAAAGGTACTGTTACTGTAACTAGAGTACTCTACAGTGATACTTGTTTCATATAGGCAAGAAAGAAGAATGAGTAACTTGTACTCGGGAAGATGAATACTTTCAAAAAGTAACTTTTATCTGTCAAAGTGAAGCTGCAGGCTGAAGCCTTATTGCCTGGGGTGACACAGTGCACCACAGAATCAGGAGGTTTCAATTTTACCTAGTTTGGAGCCTGCTTGATGCAAATTTGACAAAATACtgagcctggagcaggagcatgACAAAGAACTAGTTTCTCTTTAAACTTGATTTCCAGATGTCTGGAATCTTAGCAGAAGCGGCTCCACCTTAAATGATAATATGCACATTTTGCTCTATTTGTGTGCAAGTGActgcttttttccattttgagtACCCAACTCTCTCAAGGTGGCTAAAAGCACTGTAACACTGAGACTTAAGCCACTCTATGGACTTTCAGTTTCAAACCTCCCATGCTTTCATGTTCTGATGCATTTTTCTGCCAATTAACACTTCAGCCAGAGGAGAAGCAAGGAGTGGCCTCCTGCAGAAACACCCATaagaaaacagcagctgtggggTTGAGAAAGCATTTTAGGATCTCCTGTACTGGCACATAATACAATTAGTTTTAATGGAATGGGTGGCCTGTCagcacacttttattttttataagcATTGACCaaatatgggttttttttaatatctattttaaataagatgaaggattgattttttttaaatatctattttaaataaaatgaaggattatttttttttaatatgcaattTTACTGGTGTACAAAAATTTTGACTTTTCTCCAATTGCTGGGAAATCTCCACCTGGGAAAGCAAATAGAACTATTTCTTCAGTAtacatgaagaagaaaaaacagtttCATGTCCTTTGAGTGCTCTTTTCAAGCTTAAAACGAAAGTCTCCTTTTGTGTAATGGGAGTCTGCCCTTACGCAAGGGCAAACCAGTAGGTTTGGAGTattgcaaggaaataaaaaatgtgcAGCCCTGGTAAGCACTGAGCACTGTCAGTGAAACATATTCACAAAATCTGGTGATTGATCACAGCTCCTGCTTCTGGAGGTTTTCCAACTATATTTCTAAGTGTCTTCCTGATACACTGTGATCTATTGCTATCCTTTGAAATAATGCAGGACatcttttcagaaattaattttatttaactgaTGGTCCTATTTGTACCGATTTTAGTAAATATATTTcaacatttcaaatattttgtatttgggAGTTTTCCTCAGAAGTGCATAGATGTACGTCTTCCTGCACCAGTTGCAGTGAAACTTCTCCCTTCTTACCTTTTGCATCTTGATTTTATATgtgaaaaaaactccaaacattTCCTACTGTTTGTATTATTATAACAAAACTGCAGAACAAATCCAGCTTCCAAGCTTTCATATCTTactggaaaacaattttaacCAGAGAGGCTTTTCTACACAAATAGAAACTAAAGGGATAACTCTTTTCAGAAACTGAGTGTCTGTCTCTTTTGCTGTAGCACCTGTCTCTGATAACATGGAAGAATGACAAACACCGATCTCCTAAACTATAAGATATTTTGATATTCAGTGGTGTACTGGTGATGTCAGTGTTATGCTTGTCTGAGGACCTCTCCAGTGAGGAGTTCAAACTTGAAGTGGGAGAAATGAGGGCGATAAGCTGGGACCACAGCCAGTGGCCTTGGTGCTACTGAAGAAGACAAAGTTGTTTACTCTGTAGGTACTGCCATTAAGTCAGTGGAATTCTGCATTCATAGAGAAATACCCTAAACCTCTGAGAGCCAGCATATGAGGATGAACCaatgaagaacaaaataatGTATCTCCTTTCGCATGTACATTCCTAGCACTTGCCAATGTTTTTGataaaaaaatgtacatttttttgtGCTGGTTCCTTTTTTTGCATCTAAatatagaataaaatatttaagaagaaaaaatgaaagtgcAGAGTGTCATACATTGAATCTGCAGCTCTGAATagtttttttttgcattgtcaAAGTTTAGCTTAAAAGTTGCCAGACTAAATTATGAGTTGGTAAACAGCGATTAAACAAAGCCTAGAAAAAAAGTCCTCCTAATATTTTTTGCCATGGTAAATGAAATATGTTGCATATTGAGACAAACTtgctattgttttttttttcctaaaaaacccagcaaaaatGAGTTGCATGCATTTCAAGATGATTCtctagctaaaaaaaaatcagatttattttggCAGTTCTGAGAGACCTTGATGATTTCACTAGTAGATGTGCAAAACTAGTATTCAAATCTTTAGTTTGATTTGAGGCACAGAGaaagagagcagaaagaaaacacaattgTAGACCTTCTCTCCTGGCTTAGACCTGTtgctgtagggaaaaaaaaatgagaattagTCAAAAACCAACCTGgtacctttaaaaattatttttaagatgcaATGTGAGTTAAGAGACacttaaaaattacttccaGTAACTGAAGCAATCATTCTATCACTCTCTTCCTTGTAGACATGTTCATTGCTTAAtactttgggggtttttctaCCCTTCAGTTGTGTAAGAACTCAAATTTAGCTAGCCCATGAACTTGCCTAATCACAGTTAAAcagacttctgaaaaaaaacctgatcaCACTATAGCTGCAAGGACTCATGCCACACAGGATGAGTGGAAGAAGATGATAAAAGTTGGTTGATAATATGTTATCATACTAATAACAGAAGCTGCAGAATGGACATCTTCTGAGGAAagctgccttttccttctgaaagtcAGCACAACTATGCAGATGGGTGTAGCACACTGATGGGTTGGtagggattttttcccccctcttccctCATATGACAAACACTTAAACTGGGTTTGAGGGgtcaaaaagttaaaatctgACAGGAGGTCTTTTAGCTGTTACTTTGGTTTCGTTTCCTACTCAAGCTGAAGCTTCACAACTCACACCACCAACCATCTACCAACCAGTTCTTTTTGAGGAGGACAAAGAACTGGCAACCAGGGGCACTTTGCTCCTTCTAAAAAGTGTAAGACAGCACAGCATACATataagagacaaaaaaaaattacaaaatataattttagtATGTAATGGATGTGCATAAAGATCTCCATTTCATCTTgagggatttctttttttaatcatgggtttcatttcagagaaatcaGGACAATTGCTTCCTCAAAATGAAGGACTACACTGTGGGCACACTTTCACACATGAGCAGGTATCTCTGGCACAAGTCTTGGGAGAAACTTCTTGAAGTAAAGGGATAGCTCTTAAGATCcagatacctttttttttcctggagactGAAGTGAGTAGCTATACtaaactgctgcttttctaaTGTTTTGGATACACAGTCGAAGTTGAATTGTTATTAtttcttgaaaacaaaacatgttCCCTAGAGTTTTGAAACACGGCAGCTATTTGAAATTGACTTGTAAAAGGAAAGAGCTACACAGGGTTGTGCTTCTATCTGTAGGAAAATATCACAGATATAATGAAGGCAGGAAACAGTGTAATTCAATAGACACTGTATGTGGTGATTTTGGTAAAATAAATTTCCAATTGCAATGGGATTTTCACATGGAGCCATGCTGTTTGTTTCTCTAATATGTAAGAAGGAAACAGCAGACCTACCTTCCTCCTCATCTTTAGCATATCATGTAGCATGTTTGTAATGGTTGAGCCAAAGCAAGTAAGAGCCAGCAGAAGACTGCTTCACCATCACGCCTTTCCATGCATACATTGTTAGGGCACCAACTCTGAACAagaaaaagtaacattttaCTGTGTTAGCTgtgaacagaaaaggaaaaaaacataactGACAGTGTTTCTCTACTCAGTAGTTTGCTGAAAGGCACAACCCTACTGAATAAAGAACTATAGCATGCCATCCATTTCAAGGCAATGATACAGCACGGCAAGTTCCACTGGAAGAGCTGTCCTTTTATTCATGAGCTCCCGAGTGTGAGTAACATGTATGTAAAACCTTAACAATTCACCTGTATGGTACGCGAGAAGTATTTTCCCTCCACAAGCATGCCTAGTGTCCTGGGGGTCTCTGAGCAGTAAGAGCTGAGGTCAGGCACCACCTACACCTGCAAATTGGAGCCCCAGACCCCTTGCAGAGGGGTAGGGATAGCCAGGGTGTCCAACAAACACCCGAGCAGGGAGCGTGCTCCCGTTCTGCTCGTGGGAAGCCGCGGCCTCCTCGTGTGCCAGAGGCTGGCACAGGCCCGCGTCCTCAAGCCTGTGCTGGGCGGAATATGTTTCTCACACCTCAAAGGTACCACGGTTTGGTGCCGTGCAGCATGTCCATTTTCTcctctggaaaacagcagcaagagcGGGAGCCAGTGCTAGGGGTAAAGGCAGCGAAGAGACATCGTCGCATTTCCCCTCTGAtgcaggggaggaagggggaggTCCCAGGGCCGGCAGTAACCGGGAATATTGCGATAGGTGCTTCCGTAGACCCGGCATATAGTGGCGACCAGCAAAAGAATCTTTCCCCCGCtatatttttcctatttaagCATAATTGATCGCTTTGCACTTTGTTGGTTTCGGTTTTCCTTCTACGAGCGAGAGAAGCTACATTCCAGGAAACACTTGGACGGAAATAATAAAGTGTCGGTGCCTTATCGGAACGACCTCTTCGCTGCCTCTCACGCCCGAGGAGCCCGCGGGCAGCACGGCCCTGCCCGCTCTGAGGGGGCCGACAGCCCGCAGAGCCCGCAGAGCCCGCAGAGCCCGCAGCCCTCGCaccccgccgcccccggcccggcgccgcccgccccgctcTCCCCCAGGGGCGGGCCCGTGCCAGCGCCGCGCACCACCCCCGCCTCCCCCTTCCGCTACGGGCCCGGCGCCCGGCGGCGGGaaggcggcggtggcggcggcaggcccggcccggcccggcccggctcggctcggctggGCTCGGCTCGGTCTCAGTCCGTGGCAGCGCTCCCCGCCGCCCTGGCCGTCCGCTTCCCGCCGCCGGGAGAGGCCGCCCGCGCGCGCCGCCCGTGCgctccgcgcccgccccgcTGGGAATAAAGGCGGgagggcgcggcggcggcggcggcggcggcggcggggggggggagggcgGTGTGAGGGGGCACCCTCGGGGTCGCGGGCGGCCCGGGGGGCGGGTGGGAGCGGGGCCGTGAATGTAGGAGCGGCTGCGAGCGGTCCCGGTATCTGCACCAGGATGGCCGAGTGGTTAAGGCGTTGGACTTAAGATCCAATGGACGCATGTCCGCGTGGGTTCGAACCCCACTCCTGGTAACTGATGTTTTTTTTATCGGGAGCGCCGTCCCGACGCGGGGCAGGGCCGTGCGGGGTCCCGGTACAGGCGCGGCCGCAGGGAGCCCGGAGCCGGCGGGACGCGGCCGAGGGGCGGGGAGCGGCGCCGGAGCGGGCGGACGGCGGCAGCCGGCAACCTGCGGGGGTGTCCCGGCGCTGGGCGGCCGGCGGGGGCAGTGCGAGCCGGGGGAAACGCTGCGGGGCCGCGGGAGGCTCCAGCCGCCGCTGTTGAGTCATCTTTAAAGtagctttaaaaacaaaattttaaaaatagtttgtaTATACACACGCTCatataatatatgtatataagtGTCTGCATATATGGGTATGTATAATTTATGCGTATGCATAAATACATAGACACGTAAACACATATACACgcatttatatgtatatatacaggtatatgcatatacatacatacacacacatacacacacacacatatatatatatatatatatatacacacatatatatatatgcacacttGGCCACAGCCTCGGTGGTGGAGCCTCAGGCAGGGGCAACAGGCACCTTCAGCTTTGTCGTCCTTGGATGGTGATTTTGTTGTTTGTCATTTAGGTTATTTTTTTGTGtaggtttgttttcctttttattccccaGTTCCAAGCCCTTCAAAGGCTGCGTGTCAGCCCTTCAGAGCGCTTTTCACAACGTGAAAGTCAGTGTAGCTCCACATACGCTGGGGTATGGAATGTCTGCAGGTATCCAGCCTGctgaggtgtccctggccaaCCCTGGACGGCGGTGGGAAGGCAATCCCCACGTCTGGGGGAATGGTCCCTCCTGCTGGCTGTATCCTAAACTGTGCCAGAGCTTAAGATGGAAGTTATGCAGGAGCATGCAGGATTTTCAGACTGATCTTGTGCTTTTGTTTCGCTTGTCAGGATGCGTGGAGCAGTTTTTGTACTCGTTGAGGTGTTTAATTTGCTGGGGTATGGTTCTGTTGcttgggttttgtgggttttttgacAGAGTGGTATTATGTTTAATATATTTGAAGGTGTAGGAAGTATAACTCAAGCACTGACTAGCACATTTTTAAACAGTAGTGTTTGTCAGACCATGCTGGTCAAATTCTAACACAGTTAAATGTAGTTGTTCCCAGCCACCCTGTTCCAAATAATTTGACCTGAAAAATG
Coding sequences within it:
- the STX11 gene encoding syntaxin-11 isoform X2 — encoded protein: MKDRLSELREFARLQNQQFSDSDDDENSPQDILLYETDYALEILHKDIQSIRTENDHLKADVNRLRKQNTRFLTSMRRLSSIKRDTNGIARDIKSRGESIHRKLQDAMFDYNATEMNQRENCKIRIQRQLEIMGKDVSGHQIEEMIEQGKWDVFSENLLSDVKGARAALNEIETRHKELVKLEGRIKEVHELFLQVALLVEEQADTFDVIEINMQNVEDYVGDAKDQVKKALEYRRKHPLRTILCCCLSCCRR
- the STX11 gene encoding syntaxin-11 isoform X1; this translates as MKDRLSELREFARLQNQQFSDSDDDENSPQDILLYETDYALEILHKDIQSIRTENDHLKADVNRLRKQNTRFLTSMRRLSSIKRDTNGIARDIKSRGESIHRKLQVMRDFCEDAITKYGAMSVIARVAKNHYVDLMHTFQDAMFDYNATEMNQRENCKIRIQRQLEIMGKDVSGHQIEEMIEQGKWDVFSENLLSDVKGARAALNEIETRHKELVKLEGRIKEVHELFLQVALLVEEQADTFDVIEINMQNVEDYVGDAKDQVKKALEYRRKHPLRTILCCCLSCCRR